Proteins encoded together in one Jaculus jaculus isolate mJacJac1 chromosome 7, mJacJac1.mat.Y.cur, whole genome shotgun sequence window:
- the Gjb6 gene encoding gap junction beta-6 protein, protein MDWGTLHTFIGGVNKHSTSIGKVWITVIFIFRVMILVVAAQEVWGDEQEDFVCNTLQPGCKNVCYDHFFPVSHIRLWALQLIFVSTPALLVAMHVAYYRHETARRFRRGEKRKEFKDLEDIKKQKVRIEGSLWWTYTSSIFFRIIFEAAFMYVFYFLYNGYHLPWVLKCGIEPCPNLVDCFISRPTEKTVFTIFMISASVICMLLNVAELCYLLLKLCFRRSKRTQAQRNHPRNSLKESKQNEVNELISDSGQNTITSFPS, encoded by the coding sequence ATGGATTGGGGAACCCTACACACATTCATTGGTGGTGTGAACAAACACTCCACCAGCATCGGGAAGGTGTGGATCACAGTCATCTTTATCTTCCGGGTCATGATCCTCGTGGTGGCAGCCCAGGAAGTGTGGGGCGATGAACAAGAGGACTTCGTCTGCAACACCCTGCAGCCAGGGTGCAAGAACGTGTGCTACGACCACTTCTTCCCAGTGTCCCACATCCGGCTCTGGGCCCTGCAGCTGATCTTTGTGTCCACCCCAGCGCTTTTGGTGGCCATGCATGTGGCCTACTACAGACATGAGACTGCCCGCAGGTTTAGAcggggagagaagaggaaggaattcaaagatctAGAGGACATCAAGAAGCAGAAGGTGCGGATTGAGGGGTCCCTGTGGTGGACGTACACCAGCAGTATCTTCTTCCGCATCATCTTCGAAGCTGCCTTCATGTATGTGTTTTACTTCCTCTACAATGGGTACCACCTGCCCTGGGTGCTGAAATGTGGGATTGAGCCCTGTCCCAACCTTGTGGACTGCTTTATTTCTAGACCAACTGAGAAAACTGTGTTCACAATCTTTATGATCTCTGCATCTGTGATTTGCATGCTGCTCAATGTGGCCGAGTTGTGTTACCTGCTACTGAAGTTATGTTTTAGGAGATCCAAGAGAACCCAGGCACAGAGAAATCACCCCAGGAATTCCCtgaaagaaagcaagcagaatGAAGTGAATGAGCTGATCTCAGATAGTGGTCAAAACACAATCACAAGTTTTCCGAGTTAA